The following coding sequences lie in one Haematobia irritans isolate KBUSLIRL chromosome 3, ASM5000362v1, whole genome shotgun sequence genomic window:
- the LOC142228917 gene encoding uncharacterized protein LOC142228917 → MENTSCFADDLENFEVIMDQSDDDTACPLDMSAVERALLEEPMAIPSPAIPEVQLSPQEIESPPPVVVDEPVVAPAVVEATDVGRTPAQLVCRVCGGRHALRRCRKFLSLSIEKRIRMVVRHRYCYRCLAQTHQSKDCPSRRRCPSCSGDHNVLLHAAAVAPRIEHGSSRSAQRIRSGNHTNRPSDLAVARSYSDFGGVGVLPLQNVVTLAPSLVVRVSPHGVSRSGPCSNRQLRAPKPNLSFYGRELRATGYKY, encoded by the coding sequence ATGGAAAATACCTCGTGCTTCGCTGACGACTTGGAAAATTTCGAGGTTATTATGGATCAATCGGATGATGATACTGCGTGCCCCCTTGATATGTCGGCGGTCGAACGGGCATTGTTGGAGGAGCCGATGGCGATACCGTCGCCTGCCATTCCGGAGGTTCAGCTATCGCCCCAAGAAATTGAGAGTCCACCTCCGGTAGTTGTGGATGAGCCCGTGGTGGCGCCTGCTGTAGTAGAGGCTACTGATGTTGGTCGAACTCCTGCTCAATTGGTTTGCAGGGTTTGTGGAGGTCGTCACGCATTGCGGCGGTGTCGGAAGTTCCTCTCTCTTTCGATTGAGAAGAGGATACGTATGGTGGTACGACATCGCTATTGCTACAGATGTCTAGCACAGACCCACCAGTCGAAGGATTGTCCTAGCCGGCGTAGGTGCCCCAGTTGCTCCGGGGACCACAATGTTTTGTTACACGCTGCGGCTGTGGCGCCTCGAATTGAACATGGGAGCTCGAGGTCTGCTCAGCGGATTCGTAGTGGGAACCATACGAATCGTCCGTCCGATCTTGCTGTGGCACGGTCATATTCCGATTTTGGCGGCGTCGGAGTTCTGCCTCTGCAGAATGTCGTTACTCTGGCGCCCAGCCTCGTAGTCCGCGTGTCCCCCCATGGTGTGTCCCGTTCCGGTCCGTGCAGTAATCGACAACTGCGCGCGCCAAAGCCAAATCTGTCGTTCTATGGTCGAGAACTTAGGGCTACCGGTTACAAATATTGA